The Candidatus Desulfovibrio trichonymphae region CAGGGGCTCCATAAAAGCGTTCATCACATAGAGTGCGCAGCTCTGAAGCATAAAATTGCCGCTCATGGAGAGCAGGCCTATTTTCCAACCGTAAAACATGCGTTGTCCCGCTGCTTCACTACTGCCGGCGGCGTTTTTTGTTTGTTCAACTTAGAGCAATCGGCATTGGTCCGAATACGGCTTCATAGCGTTTTTTAAACTGTGCCTTTGTGAATTTGTGCTCCTGCGTGCCTGTGTGCTCCAGCGCGAAGCTCGCGCTGACAGAGCCGAATTTCGCGGCCTCGGGCATGGGCAGCCCGTGCGCGAGGCCTTTGACAATGCCCGCACGGTGCGCGTCGCCCGCGCCGGTGGGGTCAACCACGCTTGACGGTACAGCCGCCGGGATAAGCGTTTCCGTGCCGTCTGCGCCACGCACAAGCGCGCCCTGCGCGCCAAGCGTCGTTACCAGCCAGAGAGTTCGGCCGAGCATCTCGTTTTCAGTTTTGCCCGTGGTTTTGCAGATCATCTTGAGCTCATAGTCATTGGTTATGCAGGCAAAAGACCCCTCAACAGCCTTCAGCAGGTCGGAGGCGGAAAGCACGGGCATCTGCTGGCCCGGATCATAAATATACGGCACGCCCGCGTCACGGTACAGGGCGGGCAGGCGGCACATGTCATCTATATTGCCGGGCGAGACGATGGCGATATCTGTGTCCTGACTGAGCGTGTCAAAGGTGTAGTCCGACGGCAGCGCCATGGCGCCAGGATAAAATCCTGTTATTTGGTCGCCGTTCATGTCTGTGGTGATGTAGCACAACGATGTGAACACGTTTGTGTCGCGGCGGATGCCGTCAAGCGGCAGGTCACGTTTTGCAAGCGACCGCGCGTAGGCGTCAAAATCGCGTCCAGCCGAGGACACAATGACCGGTTTTTCGCCAAGCAGGGCAAGCGACCACGCAATATTGCCGGCGCAGCCGCCGCGGCGTTCGTCCATTCTGTCCACCATGAAGCTCACGTTGATCTGATGCAGCTTGTCTATCAGGATATGGTCCTGAAAACTGCCGGAAAATGTCATAATGCGATCAAAGGCCAGAGAACCTGAAATATAGATGGACATGGTTTCCTCTCAAAACGCTTTGCTGTTTATGCCGAGAATCTGTCGCGGGCAACGGGGACAGCAATTTTTACGCTTCCCGTTCTTTTGACGGCAGGCTGTTTTCCGCAATCCAGCTCAAAAAGGGGGCATGCCCTTCCCCAATAGGCAGGGCGACGATGCAGGGCACTTCATGGCTGTGGTTTTGCCGCACCACCGCGCAAAAATCACCGAACGCCGCGCGGCTGACATGGGCCGTCAGCAGGCATTCCCCGGCTTCACGCACTGCGCCTCGCCAACGGTAAACAGAGCGCATGCCGGGCAGCAGATTGACGCCGGCCGCGAGGCGGGCTTCAACCAGCATACGGGCGATCGCCTCGGCTTCGTCCGTATCCGGCACAGTGACATAGACAAGATACGACACGACCGCTTCCCTTTCTCCTGATTCGGCGCTGTAGCTGGTCAGAATAAAAAATCAGCGGCCTTTCGTCAACGCGATGCACCGCGCAAAACAGGACAATTGAATGAATTTCTAGACAATATCTGGTGTCTAATTGCTGAAATTTCAATTATATGATATTCCTGCCTGAAACGGTTCAGAGGGCTTGAATCCAAGCGTAACCTGGACAATAAACCTCTGGCTTTGGAAGAAGCGAGTGGGCATATAAGCGGGAAGTGACATCTCCGGCGCCAAAACAAAGCCCGGTTTTCCTGCTTTTATGGATGATCTGTTGTTCAACCTTCCTAAGCAGGCAGAAAATATCATGTAATTATGGATAATCACAGCAATCACAAGCGGTATGAAGCCTGCCTTGAAAAACATCCGATCATACTCCCAGCAGAGAATATACGGAGAGCATGTTGAGATTTTGTTCCACCACATCGGCGAGCCTGTCCAGTTCAGGGCCCAGACTGTAAACGCACCCTGTCTGCGGCGCAAAACACGCCTTTTCGCGCAGGCTATTTAAAAAAGCATGCCGGAAGGCGTCCGCGTCAAAAAGGCCGTGCAAATAGGCGCCCCACACACGCGCACGGCCGTCCGGCTCAAGACGGCCCCAGCCCAACACCCTTCCCGCAGTATCTTCCATGACCGGCGCCATCCTGTCGTGTTTTTTGCGGCGGCTTATCGGCTCGCTTTGCCCGTGGCGTATCTCATAACCTTCTACCGACAAGGCGGTGCCGGCTACCGTTTCAAGCATTCTGCCAGCGACGCGGCGCAATTGCTTTACCTCGCGAAGTCGCGTGCGCAGGGGCAGCAGCCCGAGGCCTGCTGCCCTGCCTCCATCCTCAATGCATAAAGGGTCGTCAATGCGTTGGCCGAGCATTTGCAAACCGCCGCAAATACCCACGACAGTCGCGTTGTCCTGTTTGGAAAAACGGCAAATGGCCTCCGCAAGACCGGTTTTTTGCAAGAAACGCATATCCGCAACGGTATTTTTGCTGCCGGGCAGAATGACCGCGTGCGGGACGCCGAAGTCTTCCGCCCGCCGCAGGATGCGCACACGAACGCCGTGTTCTGCGCGTAGCGCGTCCAGATCCGTAAAATTGCTGATATGGGGCAGGTCTGTCACCGCTATATCGAGTGTTTGGGGAGGGCATGTTTTGTCCGGGCCGGTTGACGTAAAAAGGCCCGGCGTGATTCCCAATTTAAAACTGACGGAATCCTCCTCTGGAAGATGCAGGTCTTTCAGCATGGGAATAACGCCTAGAAAGGGTCTGCGCGTGCGGCTGCTTACAGCGGTGAACGCCGATGTAAGCAATGTGGCGTCGCCCCGGAATTTGTTGAGCACATAGCCTGCCACGCGCGCCCTGTCGGCGCGGCCCAGCAGGCTCATGGTGCCGACAAGAGCGGCAAACGCGCCGCCACGGTCAATGTCTGCGACAAGCAGCACGCGGGCGTCGGCAAGACGGGCCATACGCATATTGACGATATCGTGGGCCTTGAGATTTATTTCTGCCGGGCTGCCCGCGCCTTCCAGCACCATGACGTCCTTTCCCACGCAAAGGCTTTTGTATGCTTTGCGCACGGCCCGCCAGGCCTTAGTCTTGTAGAGATGATACTCGCGCACACGCATTTGGCCCACCGGCTCTCCCATAACAATAATTTGCGCGCCGGTATGGGAGGTGGGCTTGAGAAGAACGGGATTCATGCGCACATCGGCGGACAGGCCACAGGCGGCGGCCTGCAGGGCCTGTGCGCGCGCCATTTCTTTGCCGTCATCCGTTACAAAGGAATTCAGGGCCATATTTTGGGCTTTGAAAGGAGCTGTCTTGAGCCCCCGACGCGTCAGCAGACGGCAGAGGGCGGCAGTGAGCAAACTTTTGCCCGCATTGGAGGATACGCCTTGAACCATCAGGGCGGGAACAGGAGGTGCAGCAGACAGGCGGGAGATGGTGCGCATGTGTGTGTTCACTACCCGCAAAGGCAGCGCGGCGCAAGGTATTGACGCTGCTTTTGTCGTGAAGCAGATTGCCGATGTGACGGAAAAGCCTTGTGGAAGTGCGCAGTCTGAGTGCCGCCCCATCGAATCTGCCGAAGAGCGTGCCGGCATCTCCGGCGTTGTTTCCAAACGTTTTCAGCATCTCTCCCCCACGCTGAATATGTTCAAGACAAGGAATACAGTCCCACGCTTGCGGCTGCCGGGCTTTTTCCGTACTCTTCGGACATGTCAAAAACGCGCGAAGTGTATGTCTGTTCCGTCTGCAAGGCGCAGACGCCGCAATGGCGCGGGCAGTGCCCCAATTGCCGCGCATGGAACACGCTTGAGGCCGTGGCCGTGGCGCGCGGCTCGGCCGGCCTCAAGCCCGCCGGGGCTGTTCTTGCGAAAGTCCGTCCCATAGCCCTGTGCGATGTGGCCGACGTCGGCCACGCCCCTTACGGCAGCGGCCTCGCGGCGCTTGACAGGGTGCTCGGCAATGGGCTTATGCCCGGAGCGGGCATTCTTGTGGGCGGCGAACCGGGCATCGGCAAATCAACGCTGCTCTTGCAAGTGGCAGGGCTGGTGGCGAAGCAGGCGCGGCCTGTGCTGTACGCCACAGGCGAGGAATCCCTGCCGCAAATCAAGGCCAGGGCCGAACGGCTCGGCCTGCTTGACCCCCATCTGACAGCGCTTGCTACAACGCGCGTGGAGGACGTGCTCAATGCCCTCGCCGTCGGGCGGCACGCGCTGCTGGTGCTGGATTCCGTGCAGACGATGACAAGCCTTGAGGCGGAAGGCCTGCCGGGCAATGTCAGTCAGGTGCGTGCCGTGGCGACAATGCTACTGGAAACCTGCCGCCGTACGGGCGTCACCCTGATACTGGTCGGGCACGTCACAAAAGACGGGGTGCTGGCCGGGCCGCGTCTCTTGGAACACACTGTGGACACGGTTGTCTCGCTGGAGGGCGACCGCCGCCATACCTTTCGTCTGTTGCGCGTGTTTAAAAACCGTTTTGGCCCGAACGAGGAACTGCTGGTTTTTCGCATGGGCACGGACGGCATGCGGGTGGTGGACGATCCGTCCACGTTTTTTCTGGACGCGCGCGACCCGTCACTGTCCGGCACTGCCGTGGTCATGGCGGTGGATGGGCAGCGTCCGCTGGCTGTGGAAGTGCAGGCCCTTGTGGCGCACACGTTTTTGAGCATCCCCCGCCGCACGGCGCTCGGTTTTGACGTCAATCGCCTGCATTTGCTGTTGGCAGTGCTGGAAAAGCGGCTTAAACTCAGCTTCAATCAGGTGGATATTTACGCCAAGGTGGGGGGCGGCATGCGTCTGCAGGAACCTGGACTTGATCTGGCACTGGTGGCAGCTGTTCTTTCCTCATATTATGACGTGCCTCTGCCGGAGAAATGCGTGCTATGGGGCGAGGTGGACCTCAACGGTCAGGTGCGGCCTGTGACGGCGCAGGAAGCGCGCCTTGCTCAAGCACGGCGGCTCGGCTATATCCCGATTGTGTATCCGGACGCTTCCGCCGGCGGCATTGCGACGGTTGCCGCGCTGCAGCAGCAGTTGTTCCGTCGACATTAAGAAAACCATATCATTCAATTTGTCACAGCCCGTTTAGAGTTACAGTCATGTCGCTGGAAATTGAGCGTAAATATCTGCAGGTTGATTTTGACGTTGTGCGCGCAGCGCTGAAAGCGCAGGGCGCGCACAATCTGGGCGCTCATTTTGAACGCAATGATATCTTTGACACTCCCTCTGCCGAGCTTGTCGCGGGCAGCCGGCTGCTGCGTCTGCGCACACAGGAATGGCCGGGAAAAACACGTTATATGCTCACGCTCAAATTGCCGGCGGAGCAACAGGGAGCGCGGTTCAAGGTGCGTGAAGAGCATGAGTTGGAGGTGGTGCATGACTTAGGCATGCGCAGTGTGCTGGAGGGACTGGGCTTTCGTGTGACGGCGCGGTATGAAAAAATACGCGAGCAGTGGCGCTGGGAAGATATGGAGGCCGATCTGGACGTGCTGCCCTTCATGACGGCGGTAGAACTGGAAGGAGAAGCGGAGCACATTCTGCGCGTCGCGTGGCGGCTGGGCTTTGGTGAAGGGCAGGCGAGCATAAAAAGTTATCATGATCTCCATCAGGAATGGCAGCGGCAAAACAGCATGCCGCCAAGTTTGTCTTTTGTGTTCAGTGAAGAACAGCGGCGCTTCTGGCGGCAAAAACTCGGTTTGCCGGAGGGAGTATCGCATGCCGCTGCATAGACCTGATTGTGATGACAACGCCCAGGTTGTTGTTGAAAAAAAACTCAAGGAGCCGGACAGGTATCGCGTGCTGCTGCACAACGACGATTATACAAGCATGGATTTTGTTGTCGGCGTTCTGTGCGGCATTTTTCACAAAACGCTTGAGCAGGCCACCTCTATTATGTTGGCCGTGCATCAGCACGGTATCGGGCAGTGCGGGGTCTATACGCGGGAAGTTGCGGAGGCAAGGGTAAATCAGGTGCATTTCAAGGCGCGGAAAGCGGGATTCCCCCTCAGGTGCACTATGGAAAAGGCATAGTGACACATACTGATAAATCTTTATTCAGGCATAAACAGAGACTGACATGTTAAGCCATGACGTACAGGTCGTCCTGCGGGACGCGCTTCTGGAAGTGCACCGGCGCAGGCAAGATCTTTTGACTGTGGAGCACTTGTTGTACGCGCTTACCAACAGTACGAAAGGCAGAATTGTCTTGGACGGCAGCGGCGTCGGCGTGGCTGTGCTGCGGGAACAGCTTGAAGGATTTTTTCACAGCGAGCTGACGTCGGTGGAGACAGCCGGCGATTATGAGGTCACGCAGACAGCCGGGGTGCAGCGCGTGCTGAAGAGGGCGATCAGCCATATCCGTTCGGCCGGTCGCGCGCGCATGGAGATTGAGGATCTGCTGATCGCCATTCTAGATGAAGAGGAAAGCTATGCCGTGTATTACCTGCGTCGGCAGGGCGTGGAACGACTGGACGTGCTGACCTTTGTTTCACACGGACTGGGAGACGGCGCCGGTTCACGCGGAATCACGGCAAAAAATGACGAGACGAAAGATAGCGCTGACGTCCTGGCGAAATACACGGTGGACCTGACGGCGCACGCCAGAGCGGGCAAGATTGATCCACTGGTCGGACGCGGCGAAGAGCTGGAACGGGCTATGGAAGTGCTCTGCCGCCGCCGGAAAAACAATCCTCTTTTTGTGGGTGACCCGGGCGTCGGCAAAACGGCGCTGGCGGAAGGTCTGGCCCTGCGCATTGTGGAAGGTCGCGTGCCGCCATTGTTTGCCGATGCGCGCCTTTTTGCGCTGGACATGGGCCTTGTGCTGGCTGGCACACGCTACCGCGGCGATTTTGAAAACAGGCTTAAGGCTGTCATACAGGCATTAAAGGCCATGCCCGACGCTGTTTTGTGCATTGATGAAATCCATACCCTCGTCGGCGCCGGCGCCACGTCCGGCGGCTCAATGGATGCTTCGAATCTCTTGAAACCGGCGCTGGCCAACGGCGATATCCGCTGCATCGGCTCCACGACATATGAGGAATACCGCAACCATCTAGAAAAAGACAGGGCGCTGGCGCGGCGCTTCCAGCGCATTGACCTGCATGAGCCGAGTACGGAAGACTGTCTGGCTATTTTAAAAGGGCTCAGCGGCCGCTATGCGGAGCACCATCATGTGTGCTACAGTCAAGCCGTGCTCAAAACAATAGTTAACCTTGCCTCCCGGCATATACGGAACCGCCTGCTGCCGGACAAGGCCATTGACGTCATGGACGAGGCGGGAGCGCTTGTGCGTCTTGGGCGGCATGCTGAACGCGCGGACGCGGCAACGCGGCGTCCGACCGTGAGCACAGACGACGTAGAACGCGTTGTGGCCCGCATAGCCGGCATTCCCTTGCGCTCTGTTTCCGGGCGGGAACGGGCGCGTCTGGCGAATCTGGAGAGGGATTTAAAAAATCTGGTCTTCGGTCAAGATGAAGCCGTTGCGCTGACGGTTCGGGCTATTCTTCGAGCGCGTGCTGGTCTCGGGGGAGAGCGGCGTCCCGCCGGCGCGTTTTTATTTTATGGGCCGACAGGTGTAGGCAAAACCGAAGTGGCTCGCAGTCTGGCCCGTCTTTTGGACGTGGAGTTTTTGCGGTACGACATGAGCGAATATATGGAAAAGCATGCCGTTGCAAGACTTATCGGCACCCCTCCCGGCTATGTGGGTTTCGATCAGGGGGGGATGCTCACCGAGGCCGTGCGCAAGACGCCGTATTCCGTGGTGCTGTTGGATGAACTGGAAAAAGCCCATCCCGACATCTTCAATGTGCTGCTGCAGGTAATGGACTATGCGACGCTCACAGACAGCACAGGGCGCAAGGCGGATTTTTCGCATGTCATTGTGATAATGACATCCAATGCCGGGGCCTTTGAAATGGCAAAGGCAAACATCGGCTTTGGCGATGCCGATCCCCGGGACGCGGCGCACAAGGCGCTGAAGACAGTGGAAAATATTTTTACGCCGGAGTTCCGCAACCGTCTGGACGCTCTTGTGCCGTTCAGAACTTTGACGCCGGAAATGATGCTGCGCATTGTGGACAAGTTTGTCGCGGAATTGCGCGAGTCGCTGCAGCAGCGCAATGTCCGCCTTTCCGTGACGGCAAAGGCGCGGGAAAAGCTAGCCCGTCAAGGCTTTGATCCGTCCATGGGCGCGCGTCCCCTGCGCCGCCTTATACGCGGCGAGCTTGAGGATCGTCTGGCGAACGAGCTGCTTTTCGGAACCCTGAAAAAGGGCGGGGCCGCCAGCCTGACGTGCAGGGGCGACGGTTTTGCGCTGGTGCCTGTAGCAGCCCGACATTGATATTCCGTTGATGGACAGCGTATCTTTTTTGCTTGAGACAGACTACACGCCTATGGGCGATCAGCCGAAGGCTATTGCGGCGCTGGCGGACAATCTGCACGCAGGCGTGCGCGCCCAGATGCTGCTTGGCGTGACCGCTTCCGGCAAGACATTTACCATGGCCAACGTGATCGCGAAGTGCGGGCGTCCGGCACTGGTGCTGGCGCCCAACAAAACACTGGCGGCCCAGCTCTATAATGAATTCCGCGAGCTTTTTCCGCACAATGCCGTGGAATATTTTGTGAGCTATTACGACTATTACCAACCGGAAGCGTATGTGCCCGCTTCCGACACCTATATTGAAAAAGATTCTTCCGTCAACGACAATATTGACAAATTGCGTCATGCTGCCACGCACGCTCTGCTGACGCGGCGTGATGTGGTTATTGTCGCGTCGGTGTCCTGCATTTACGGCCTGGGCTCGCCGGAATATTACGCGAGAATGGTCATCCCGGTTGAGGTCGGGCAGCATCTGTCAATGGACAGTCTGATCAGCCGCCTTGTTGAAGTGCACTACGAACGCAATGACTACGATTTACACCGCGGCGCTTTTCGCGTGCGCGGGGACGCGCTGGAGATCATTCCCGCCTATCACCATGAGCAAGCTTTACGTCTGGAGTTTTTCGGCGACGAACTGGACGCCATGCGCGAAATTGACCCGCTCACCGGCAAGGTTTTAAGCGAAACCGCAAAAACCGTCCTGTTCCCGGCCAGTCATTTCGTTTCAGCACGGGATAATTTACAGCGCGCTGCGAACGACATTCATCTGGAACTGTCCGAGCGTCTGGCCTGGTTCAAGGATCAGGACAAACTTGTGGAGGCGCAACGTCTGAAGCAGCGCACACAGCTTGATCTGGAAATGATTGAAGAGCTCGGGTACTGCAACGGCATTGAAAATTATACCCGTCATCTGGACGGCCGCCGGCCCGGCGAACCGCCGGCCTGCCTTTTCAATTACTTTCCACCCGATTTTCTGCTGTTTATTGACGAATCGCATATCACGGTGCCGCAGGTGGGCGGCATGTACAGAGGGGACCGTTCCCGCAAGCAGACCCTGGTGGATTATGGTTTTCGCCTGCCTTCAGCCCTAGATAACAGACCCTTGCGTTTTGAAGAATTCACGGCATTGATTAATCAGGTTGTGTTCGTTTCGGCAACGCCGGGACGCTATGAGCTTGATGAGGCGCAAGGCGTTGTGGCCGAACAGATCATCCGGCCCACCGGTCTGCTGGATCCGCTGACGGATGTCCGGCCCGTGACGGGCCAGATGGAAAATCTGTTGAGTGAATGCCGCGCAAGGGCAACGCGCGGAGAACGTGTGCTCGTCACAACACTGACAAAGCGCATGGCCGAGGATTTGACGGAATACTGCTGTAATATGGGCGTTAAAGCCCGCTATCTGCATTCAGATATTGACACGCTTGAGCGCATGCAGATTATCCGGTCACTGCGGCTGGGAGAGTTCGACATGCTGGTCGGCATCAATCTGTTGAGAGAAGGTCTTGATATCCCAGAGGTTTCTCTTGTCTGTATTCTGGACGCAGACAAAGAGGGTTTTTTACGCTCAGCAGGCTCCCTGATACAGACCTTCGGCAGGGCCGCGCGTAACGTGAACGGGCAGGTAATTTTGTATGCCGACACAATGACTGTTTCCATGAAGGCCGCTCTGGACGAAACGTGCCGGCGGCGGGCGAAACAGTCAGCATATAATATTGCGCATGACATCACGCCGCAAAGCACGAAAAAAAGTCTTGAATCTCCATTGAATACACTGTATGTGGGAAAAAATGTCGCTGGCCGCAGACGCGGCCGCGGTCGTGACAAGGCGCAGGACGCGCCGCCGGGTACTGCCGAGGAGGCTGCCGCCTGCGCGCTTGCGCTGGAAAAGGAAATGCGTCAAGCCGCGCGTGAGTTGGAATTTGAGCTAGCCGCCGAACTGCGCGACCGCATCCGCGCGCTGCAGGCGCAATTTATCACTTTGCCGGAATAACGGAAGCATTTAAAATCGGGTCATGCCCGGCTGAGAGGAGTTTTGCAGCAACACTTTTGCCCTGATGCATCCCTTCTGAATTGTAATAATTTATCCGGCATCCAAGATCGCTTGGCTCCTCCAAAAAGTTGCTCAGTTTTCGTCGGAACTCGACCTGATAAAATTCAGAGTGGTGTAATTTCCTCACCTTGAAAATTTATGTTGTCACAGTGAGAACTGACAACATCTTTCCTCATTTTTTGAGGTTATCTGGTTTCAAAAAGGTCCATCAAGCATACGACCAGCTTTTTTCTTGTGTATGCCGCCCC contains the following coding sequences:
- the uvrB gene encoding excinuclease ABC subunit UvrB, with the protein product MDSVSFLLETDYTPMGDQPKAIAALADNLHAGVRAQMLLGVTASGKTFTMANVIAKCGRPALVLAPNKTLAAQLYNEFRELFPHNAVEYFVSYYDYYQPEAYVPASDTYIEKDSSVNDNIDKLRHAATHALLTRRDVVIVASVSCIYGLGSPEYYARMVIPVEVGQHLSMDSLISRLVEVHYERNDYDLHRGAFRVRGDALEIIPAYHHEQALRLEFFGDELDAMREIDPLTGKVLSETAKTVLFPASHFVSARDNLQRAANDIHLELSERLAWFKDQDKLVEAQRLKQRTQLDLEMIEELGYCNGIENYTRHLDGRRPGEPPACLFNYFPPDFLLFIDESHITVPQVGGMYRGDRSRKQTLVDYGFRLPSALDNRPLRFEEFTALINQVVFVSATPGRYELDEAQGVVAEQIIRPTGLLDPLTDVRPVTGQMENLLSECRARATRGERVLVTTLTKRMAEDLTEYCCNMGVKARYLHSDIDTLERMQIIRSLRLGEFDMLVGINLLREGLDIPEVSLVCILDADKEGFLRSAGSLIQTFGRAARNVNGQVILYADTMTVSMKAALDETCRRRAKQSAYNIAHDITPQSTKKSLESPLNTLYVGKNVAGRRRGRGRDKAQDAPPGTAEEAAACALALEKEMRQAARELEFELAAELRDRIRALQAQFITLPE
- the clpS gene encoding ATP-dependent Clp protease adapter ClpS; this encodes MPLHRPDCDDNAQVVVEKKLKEPDRYRVLLHNDDYTSMDFVVGVLCGIFHKTLEQATSIMLAVHQHGIGQCGVYTREVAEARVNQVHFKARKAGFPLRCTMEKA
- the clpA gene encoding ATP-dependent Clp protease ATP-binding subunit ClpA — translated: MLSHDVQVVLRDALLEVHRRRQDLLTVEHLLYALTNSTKGRIVLDGSGVGVAVLREQLEGFFHSELTSVETAGDYEVTQTAGVQRVLKRAISHIRSAGRARMEIEDLLIAILDEEESYAVYYLRRQGVERLDVLTFVSHGLGDGAGSRGITAKNDETKDSADVLAKYTVDLTAHARAGKIDPLVGRGEELERAMEVLCRRRKNNPLFVGDPGVGKTALAEGLALRIVEGRVPPLFADARLFALDMGLVLAGTRYRGDFENRLKAVIQALKAMPDAVLCIDEIHTLVGAGATSGGSMDASNLLKPALANGDIRCIGSTTYEEYRNHLEKDRALARRFQRIDLHEPSTEDCLAILKGLSGRYAEHHHVCYSQAVLKTIVNLASRHIRNRLLPDKAIDVMDEAGALVRLGRHAERADAATRRPTVSTDDVERVVARIAGIPLRSVSGRERARLANLERDLKNLVFGQDEAVALTVRAILRARAGLGGERRPAGAFLFYGPTGVGKTEVARSLARLLDVEFLRYDMSEYMEKHAVARLIGTPPGYVGFDQGGMLTEAVRKTPYSVVLLDELEKAHPDIFNVLLQVMDYATLTDSTGRKADFSHVIVIMTSNAGAFEMAKANIGFGDADPRDAAHKALKTVENIFTPEFRNRLDALVPFRTLTPEMMLRIVDKFVAELRESLQQRNVRLSVTAKAREKLARQGFDPSMGARPLRRLIRGELEDRLANELLFGTLKKGGAASLTCRGDGFALVPVAARH
- the cutA gene encoding divalent-cation tolerance protein CutA encodes the protein MSYLVYVTVPDTDEAEAIARMLVEARLAAGVNLLPGMRSVYRWRGAVREAGECLLTAHVSRAAFGDFCAVVRQNHSHEVPCIVALPIGEGHAPFLSWIAENSLPSKEREA
- a CDS encoding cobyric acid synthase, producing MRTISRLSAAPPVPALMVQGVSSNAGKSLLTAALCRLLTRRGLKTAPFKAQNMALNSFVTDDGKEMARAQALQAAACGLSADVRMNPVLLKPTSHTGAQIIVMGEPVGQMRVREYHLYKTKAWRAVRKAYKSLCVGKDVMVLEGAGSPAEINLKAHDIVNMRMARLADARVLLVADIDRGGAFAALVGTMSLLGRADRARVAGYVLNKFRGDATLLTSAFTAVSSRTRRPFLGVIPMLKDLHLPEEDSVSFKLGITPGLFTSTGPDKTCPPQTLDIAVTDLPHISNFTDLDALRAEHGVRVRILRRAEDFGVPHAVILPGSKNTVADMRFLQKTGLAEAICRFSKQDNATVVGICGGLQMLGQRIDDPLCIEDGGRAAGLGLLPLRTRLREVKQLRRVAGRMLETVAGTALSVEGYEIRHGQSEPISRRKKHDRMAPVMEDTAGRVLGWGRLEPDGRARVWGAYLHGLFDADAFRHAFLNSLREKACFAPQTGCVYSLGPELDRLADVVEQNLNMLSVYSLLGV
- the radA gene encoding DNA repair protein RadA, which codes for MSKTREVYVCSVCKAQTPQWRGQCPNCRAWNTLEAVAVARGSAGLKPAGAVLAKVRPIALCDVADVGHAPYGSGLAALDRVLGNGLMPGAGILVGGEPGIGKSTLLLQVAGLVAKQARPVLYATGEESLPQIKARAERLGLLDPHLTALATTRVEDVLNALAVGRHALLVLDSVQTMTSLEAEGLPGNVSQVRAVATMLLETCRRTGVTLILVGHVTKDGVLAGPRLLEHTVDTVVSLEGDRRHTFRLLRVFKNRFGPNEELLVFRMGTDGMRVVDDPSTFFLDARDPSLSGTAVVMAVDGQRPLAVEVQALVAHTFLSIPRRTALGFDVNRLHLLLAVLEKRLKLSFNQVDIYAKVGGGMRLQEPGLDLALVAAVLSSYYDVPLPEKCVLWGEVDLNGQVRPVTAQEARLAQARRLGYIPIVYPDASAGGIATVAALQQQLFRRH
- a CDS encoding carbohydrate kinase family protein, whose product is MSIYISGSLAFDRIMTFSGSFQDHILIDKLHQINVSFMVDRMDERRGGCAGNIAWSLALLGEKPVIVSSAGRDFDAYARSLAKRDLPLDGIRRDTNVFTSLCYITTDMNGDQITGFYPGAMALPSDYTFDTLSQDTDIAIVSPGNIDDMCRLPALYRDAGVPYIYDPGQQMPVLSASDLLKAVEGSFACITNDYELKMICKTTGKTENEMLGRTLWLVTTLGAQGALVRGADGTETLIPAAVPSSVVDPTGAGDAHRAGIVKGLAHGLPMPEAAKFGSVSASFALEHTGTQEHKFTKAQFKKRYEAVFGPMPIALS
- a CDS encoding class IV adenylate cyclase; the protein is MSLEIERKYLQVDFDVVRAALKAQGAHNLGAHFERNDIFDTPSAELVAGSRLLRLRTQEWPGKTRYMLTLKLPAEQQGARFKVREEHELEVVHDLGMRSVLEGLGFRVTARYEKIREQWRWEDMEADLDVLPFMTAVELEGEAEHILRVAWRLGFGEGQASIKSYHDLHQEWQRQNSMPPSLSFVFSEEQRRFWRQKLGLPEGVSHAAA